One Ooceraea biroi isolate clonal line C1 chromosome 6, Obir_v5.4, whole genome shotgun sequence genomic window carries:
- the LOC113562137 gene encoding neutrophil collagenase-like → MLDRRYGGAVCPDDLDGPGKVLAHATLPTEARNDVSENSHHLLQTLVHEIGHSLGLSHTTDENSLMYAYSPAVDWPVVLGMEDVLAVRNLYDAAKDEPSTVVPAEPTVVQTTTTPATTTTASPEPPDPAVRVSIGLGGKIVDRPFFLRDYVRFLPKTVTRLSAAYQTIKGDLVLFADGWVYMVSYPALELRASWPRRITDLGLPPNAVINAALNSHTGRTYVIYNDYAVLEMNECNMTARGYHTLQTVFPGIPSSVRTAYRYTDGHLYFVHRDRFFAYEFTETVTRSGEFDLDAIGVMCPREDILRKLWDLLARLARSSVAFD, encoded by the exons ATGCTGGACCGTAGGTACGGCGGCGCCGTTTGTCCCGATGACCTCGATGGACCGGGCAAGGTGCTCGCTCACGCGACGTTACCCACAGAGGCTCGGAACGACGTGTCGGAA AATTCGCATCATCTGCTGCAAACGCTCGTTCACGAGATCGGTCACTCGTTGGGGCTATCGCACACCACGGACGAGAACTCGCTCATGTACGCGTACTCACCCGCCGTGGACTGGCCGGTGGTGCTCGGTATGGAAGACGTTCTCGCCGTGCGGAATCTCTACGACGCCGCGAAGGACGAGCCGTCGACCGTGGTGCCTGCCGAGCCTACGGTCGTACAAACGACTACGACGCCTGCGACTACGACGACGGCATCGCCGGAACCGCCCGATCC GGCAGTACGCGTGTCGATCGGCCTGGGTGGGAAGATCGTCGACAGACCGTTCTTCCTGAGGGATTACGTGAGGTTCCTGCCAAAGACCGTCACGCGCCTGTCGGCGGCGTATCAGACGATCAAGGGGGACCTGGTGTTGTTCGCCGATGGCTGGGTGTACATGGTATCTTATCCCGCCCTCGAGTTACGCGCGTCGTGGCCACGACGTATCACGGATCTCGGGCTTCCGCCCAACGCCGTAATCAACGCCGCGCTGAACTCGCACACGGGTCGCACCTACGTCATATACAACGATTACGCTGTACTGGAAATGAACGAATGTAACATGACGGCTCGCGGGTACCACACGCTGCAGACCGTTTTCCCGGGTATACCGTCGTCGGTGCGCACGGCCTACCGCTATACCGATGGACACCTCTACTTCGTTCATCGGGATCGCTTCTTCGCGTACGAGTTCACCGAGACCGTGACGAGGTCCGGGGAGTTCGATCTCGACGCGATCGGCGTGATGTGTCCTAGGGAGGATATCCTACGGAAATTGTGGGATCTGCTCGCTCGACTCGCTCGTTCGAGCGTCGCGTTTGATTAG
- the LOC105280906 gene encoding uncharacterized protein LOC105280906 gives MLLGFCEDYKRVVINARHELVLIRARNDNNCVVLSSDRHEPKIDLHKVQWRMPHVYLNEINKLRLLRTLENGRFLSMAFHSWDLYEFPLLQSTTAHTWAVKATTQLEKPRYVIFALQTGRRNVRTKDASLFDECDLSNVKLFLNSEFYPYDDMHLDFTKNRYAVLYDMYTRFCRAFYALDWDDDGAMLTMSKFLHCGPLVVIDCSRQNEAVKSATVDVRIEFDCRRNVPPETTASCLILHDRVVEYNPLTSVVRRVV, from the coding sequence ATGCTGCTGGGCTTCTGCGAAGACTACAAACGCGTGGTGATCAACGCGCGACACGAACTCGTTCtgattcgcgcgcgcaacgaCAACAACTGCGTCGTGCTGTCGAGCGACCGACACGAGCCAAAGATAGATCTGCACAAGGTGCAGTGGCGCATGCCACACGTGTACCTGAACGAGATCAACAAACTACGGCTGCTGCGCACCCTCGAGAACGGGCGATTTCTCAGCATGGCGTTTCACTCGTGGGACCTGTACGAGTTCCCACTTCTGCAGAGCACGACCGCGCACACCTGGGCCGTTAAAGCGACTACGCAGCTGGAAAAGCCGCGCTACGTCATCTTCGCGCTGCAGACCGGCCGAAGGAACGTCAGGACGAAGGACGCCTCTCTGTTTGACGAATGCGACCTCTCCAACGTAAAGCTGTTTCTCAATTCGGAATTCTACCCCTACGACGACATGCATCTGGACTTTACGAAAAATCGGTACGCAGTGCTGTACGACATGTACACCAGATTCTGCAGAGCGTTCTACGCGCTCGATTGGGATGATGACGGTGCGATGCTGACGATGAGCAAGTTCCTGCACTGCGGTCCGCTCGTGGTTATAGACTGCTCTAGGCAGAACGAGGCGGTGAAGAGCGCCACCGTCGACGTACGCATAGAGTTCGACTGTAGGCGTAACGTCCCGCCCGAGACAACGGCTTCCTGCCTCATACTTCACGATCGCGTAGTAGAGTACAATCCGCTTACGAGCGTGGTTCGACGAGTCGTATAG
- the LOC113562138 gene encoding uncharacterized protein LOC113562138, with protein sequence MRLIPSRLKGHARQWYDTRQNVAISWTETKELLLQHFRKSIPFAKLLREAALYGSVPGQALGDYCFQKLNKLRKLNVRLPDKYLIDAVIGGITDPIVARTVCAAQHADANALYAFMTELDNVVSKSAKSKVTTDHKRERASSSSRRETSQTVSEENTTWASEVSDAKAKHAQIECFNCGKAGHIARKCRKPRVE encoded by the exons ATGCGTTTGATTCCTAGTCGTTTGAAAGGTCACGCACGGCAATGGTATGATACTCGTCAAAACGTAGCCATTTCGTGGACGGAAACAAAAGAGTTGTTACTACAGCATTTTCGTAAGTCCATTCCTTTTGCTAAATTACTAAGAGAGGCGGCACTGTATGGAAGCGTACCAGGTCAAGCGCTGGGAGATTATTGTTTCCAGAAATTGAACAAGTTACGTAAGTTAAATGTTCGATTACCcgataaatatcttattgaCGCGGTAATCGGCGGGATTACGGATCCAATTGTTGCGAGAACGGTGTGTGCTGCACAGCATGCAGACGCGAACgctttatatgcatttatgaCGGAATTGGATAACGTGGTGTCAAAAAGCGCGAAAAGTAAAGTTACGACGGATCACAAACGTGAGCGGGCTTCGAGTTCCTCGCGTCGGGAAACATCGCAGACCGTAAGCGAGGAAAACACGACGTGGGCTAGTGAGGTTAGTGACGCAAAAGCTAAACACGCACAAATAGAGTGTTTTAATTGCGGTAAGGCGGGCCATATTGCTAGAAAATGTCGGAAGCCGCGCGTAGA ATAG